In Saccharicrinis fermentans DSM 9555 = JCM 21142, a genomic segment contains:
- the gnd gene encoding decarboxylating NADP(+)-dependent phosphogluconate dehydrogenase: protein MSKKADIGLIGLAVMGENLVLNMESKGYTVAVYNRTTEKVDKFVNGRGKGKNFVGTHSIKELVDSLERPRKVMMLVKAGKPVDALIDQIIPHLEKGDIIIDGGNSHFPDSIRRTKYVEEKGLLYVGSGVSGGEEGALTGPSLMPGGSPEAWPFIKDIFQNISAKVENDVPCCDWVGQDGAGHFVKMVHNGIEYGDMQLISEAYHIMKDYVGLSHDEMHDIFEEWNKGDLDSYLIDITRDIMAYRENGEPLVEKILDAAGQKGTGKWTGISALDLGVPLTLIGEAVFARCLSAQKEERVEAAKVLGSPIKKFQGDKAQFISYIKDALFASKIVSYAQGYVLMREAAKENNWDLNYGGIALMWRGGCIIRSVFLKNIKDAFDNNPELPNLLLDPYFKDKVAKALAGWRQVVGQAVMNGIPVPTFSSALSYFDGYRTASLPANLLQAQRDYFGAHTYERVDKPRGEYFHTNWTGRGGDTASSTYDV, encoded by the coding sequence ATGAGCAAAAAAGCAGATATAGGATTGATTGGGTTGGCCGTGATGGGCGAGAACCTGGTTTTAAATATGGAGAGCAAAGGTTACACCGTGGCTGTTTATAATAGAACCACCGAGAAAGTGGATAAATTTGTAAATGGACGTGGTAAAGGAAAGAATTTTGTTGGAACACATTCCATTAAGGAACTGGTGGATTCGCTGGAACGTCCCCGTAAGGTGATGATGTTGGTTAAAGCAGGTAAGCCTGTTGATGCGCTTATAGATCAAATTATTCCTCATCTAGAAAAAGGTGACATTATTATTGATGGTGGTAATTCCCATTTCCCTGATTCCATACGTAGAACTAAATATGTTGAGGAAAAGGGTTTGCTATATGTGGGATCAGGTGTCTCTGGTGGAGAAGAGGGCGCCTTAACGGGACCATCATTGATGCCGGGAGGTTCTCCGGAGGCTTGGCCTTTTATTAAAGATATCTTTCAGAATATATCAGCAAAGGTAGAAAATGATGTTCCCTGCTGCGATTGGGTTGGTCAAGATGGTGCTGGTCATTTTGTGAAGATGGTGCACAACGGTATTGAATATGGCGATATGCAGCTTATTAGCGAAGCATATCATATCATGAAAGATTATGTTGGCTTGTCGCACGACGAGATGCATGATATTTTTGAAGAGTGGAACAAAGGAGATTTAGATAGTTACCTCATTGATATTACGCGTGATATAATGGCTTACCGTGAAAATGGAGAGCCATTGGTTGAGAAAATATTGGATGCTGCTGGACAAAAAGGAACAGGTAAATGGACCGGAATATCAGCATTGGATTTGGGAGTGCCATTGACTTTGATTGGAGAAGCTGTTTTTGCCCGCTGTTTGTCTGCTCAAAAAGAAGAACGAGTGGAAGCAGCCAAAGTGTTGGGGTCTCCCATTAAAAAGTTTCAAGGTGATAAAGCCCAATTTATCAGTTATATTAAAGATGCTTTGTTTGCATCTAAAATTGTATCTTATGCACAAGGTTATGTGTTGATGCGTGAAGCGGCCAAAGAAAATAACTGGGATCTTAATTATGGAGGAATCGCTTTGATGTGGCGTGGTGGTTGTATCATACGTTCTGTGTTCTTGAAGAATATTAAGGATGCATTTGACAACAACCCTGAGTTACCTAACTTATTGCTGGATCCTTATTTTAAAGATAAGGTTGCAAAGGCCTTGGCAGGATGGCGTCAGGTGGTTGGCCAGGCCGTTATGAATGGTATTCCGGTGCCAACTTTTTCCAGTGCCTTGAGTTATTTTGATGGCTATCGTACAGCTAGCCTGCCAGCTAACCTTTTGCAGGCGCAACGTGATTATTTTGGTGCTCATACCTATGAGCGGGTCGATAAACCTAGGGGTGAGTACTTTCATACCAACTGGACTGGTAGAGGTGGTGATACGGCATCTTCTACTTATGATGTGTAA